The nucleotide window AGAAATTCAGAAATGAGCTATCTGTTTATAGAGCCGGAAAGAGTTCGGTGAGATTTCCATTAGACAAACCAATTCCTTTCGCCCTGATAAGCAAAATTGTGAGGTTCAGGGTAAAGGAGAATTTGGGTAGAGCAGTGGCAAAACGGAAGAAGAAATAGAGAACATCTTCACCGCCAACTGAAACAACGCGCGGCGAACTTCGCCGCGCCACAAACGAAAGGAGGCCGCCGGGAGCAAACACGTTGTCATCTCACTTAATCCAACGTTCAAGTTTACCCCTCTTACATCCTCCCATCGCCGCCACAAGACGTATTGTTTTGGGTAGCATTTCAAACCGGCGATGGGGTGACAGCGGGGGGTGACCCAGGAGGAGAAAACACCGATGAGCAAGAAAGCTGTTCTCAGTCTATTCATCGTGATCACCACCGCCCTGGCGGCCTGCGGCGGCGGCCCAACACCTAGCGCCGCGCCCGCCGCCACCCAACCGGCAACGGGCGGCGGCCCTGAAAAGGGCGGCGAGATCATCATTGTCTACAAAGATGATCTCGCAACGCTCGACCCGGCCATCGGTTACGACTGGACGAACTGGCCGGCCATCAAGCTGGTGTTCGACGGCCTGCTCGACTACGACAGCGGCACGACCATCCAGCCGCGCATCGCCGAAGCCCTGCCCGAGGTGAGCGCCGACGGCCTGACCTACACCTTCAAACTCCGCCAGGGCGTCAAGTTTAGCAATGGCCGCGAACTTAATGCCGACGACATCGTTTATACGATGACTCGAGTCCTCGACCCGAAGACGGGCAGCCCCGGCGCGGGTTTCTTCGTGGGCATCAAGGGCGCGCAGGAGTTTATTGACGGCAGTGCAACTTCTGTCGAGGGCATCCAGGCGGTTGACCCGTCTACCGTCCAGTTCACCCTTACCGCGCCGGACGTGACTTTCCTCAACAAGATGGCCCTCAACTTCGCTTTCATCGTGCCGAAAGAAGAAGTGGAAAAGGCCGGAGAGAATTTCGGCCATGCGCCGGTGGGCACCGGGCCGTTTGTGTTGAAGGAATGGAAAGCCGGCCAGTTCCTTACCTTTGACCGCAACCCGAATTACTTTTTTGAAGGGCGGCCCTTCCTCGATAAAGTGACTATCGAAGTCGGCGTTGAACCCGACGTGGCCCTCCTTCGGTTGGAGAAGGGCGAAATCCAGTTGATGGGCGACCCGCCGCCCGGCGCGGACTGGACCCGAATCTCTGCCGATCCGGCCTGGACGGATCGGATCGAAGTTGAGGCGACGGTCAACACCACCTATATCGCCATCAACACGACGGTTGCCCCGTTCGATAACGTGAAAGTGCGGCAGGCCCTCAATTACGCCATTGACAAACAGCGTATCGTCCAATTGCTCAATGGCCGCGCTACGGTTGCCAATCAGGTTTTGCCACCGCTCATGCCGGGCTATGATGCCTCGTACACCGGCTACGACTACAACCCCGACAAGGCCAAGGCCTTGTTAACCGAGGCCGGTTTCGCAGACGGCTTTGAGACGAGCATTGAGTGCATCTCGGTGGACCCGCAACCCAAGCTGTGCGAGTCGTTCCAGCAAGACCTCGATAAAGTCGGCATCAAGCTCACCATCAACACCCTGGCCGCGCCGAACGTGATTGACGACGCCGGCAACGGCAAGACGCCGCTGGTGTGGTCGGGCGGCCTGGCCTGGACTCAGGACTACCCCGACCCCGACGATTTCTACAGCCCGATCCTGGGTTGCGACTCGAACGTGGCCGGCGGCTGGAACTGGTCGCGCTATTGCAACGAGACAGTTCACGCCAGGAGTAAGGAATTGCTGAGCATGACTGACCGCGAGGGACGCATGGCGGCTTACAAGGATTTGTTCAAGACGCTGATGGACGACGCGGTCTGGGTTCCGGTGATCAACGGCCAATACACCGTCGCTCACTCGGATAAACTCCACGGTCAGCCGACGCTGACTCACCCGGAGCATTTGTTCAGTTACGAAACGATGTGGTTGTCTAAATAGACCCTCACCCCCCGGCCCCCTCTCCTGAAATGGAAAGCGCATTTCAGGAGAGGGGGAGAGATGAGCAATGGCTGTTACCCAATCTGAGTCGGATCAAGTCAAATCTCCAGAAATTGTGACATTGGCGCAAGAAGGGCTGGCCCCGGCAGCGAGTGAGGCCGGCTACTTCGCCGTTATCTGGCGGCGCTTGCGACGCGACCGGGCGGCGATGTTGGGCGCAGTGTTGGTGATATTGATCGCCCTCGTCGGACTCCTCGCGCCGCTCCTCGCCCCGCACGATCCCACCGAACAATTTCGCGACGGGCTGACGCCGGGCGGCCAGCCCATGCCCAGCACTTTGCTCACGGAGGGGAGTACCCGCTACTTGTTCGGCACCGACTCGAACGGGCGCGACTTGCTCAGCCGAATCCTTTATGGCGCGCAAGTCAGCTTGCTGGTTGGCGTGTTGGCGAACACCCTAGCCGTCGCCCTCGGCCTGGGGATCGGCTCGGTCGCCGGATACTTCGGCGGCTGGATAGAAATCCTGCTCATGCGCTTCACCGACATCATGATGGCATTCCCGACTCTGTTGTTGGCGATGGCCCTGGTGGCGATCCTCAAACCGAGCCTGTGGATCATCATCGTCGTGATCGGGCTGGTGTACTGGACGTGGATCGCACGCGTGGTCTACGGGCAAGTGCTGGCCCTGCGCGACCGCGACTTTGTCACCGCCTCGCGCGCCCTCGGCTCCAGCCGCCGGGCCACCCTCTTTCGCCACATCCTGCCGCAACTCGTGCCCACCATCATCGTCTGGGGGACGCTGGGCATTGCCACCAACGTCATGCTCGAAGCCAGCCTGAGCTATCTTGGCATCGGGGTTCAGCCGCCGACTCCGAGTTGGGGCGGGATGATCCAGCAAGGCCAGTCGTACTACCGCACCGCGCCGTGGATGGTGATCTTCCCCGGCCTGGCCATCATGATCACCGTCTTCGCCTTCAACCTGCTGGGCGACGGCTTGCGCGACGCCCTCGACCCGACTCAACGAGGCCGCGCCTAACTTGGGATTTCGCGCGCCCTTCGCGGGCTGTGCCTGGTTTTGGAATTTGAGATTTTGGGCTCTTCTGGGTTTAACGGGATTTTTTAACGCAAAGCCGCAAAGTTGCCAGGGCGCAAAGAAAAACCCGTTTATTTCTTAGCGGCTTTGCGCCCTTGCGTCTTTGCGTTAAGGGTTTTCACACTCAATCTGGTAGAGCCACCTTTTGTTTATGTGGACTTTTCTCGCCCGCCGCATCGTTCAGACTCTGCCCGTCCTGCTCGGAGTTTCGATCATCACCTTTGTGCTGATCTACCTTCTGCCTGCTGACCCGGCGCGCATGTATGCCGGGCCGAGTGCGACTGTCGAGACGGTTGCGCGCATCCGTCACGAACTGGGACTCGATCAATCGCTGGTAGTGCAATACTGGACCTATATCACTCATGCTGTTCGCGGCGACCTCGGCTTCTCGTATCGCAAGCAGATCGCCGTCACCGAATTGATCCTCAGCCGCATGCCTTACACCCTGGCCCTCACCCTCGCCGGAATCTTCGTCGAGTTGCTGATCGGCCTGCCGGTGGGGATCGCCTCGGCGGTGGCTCGGGGGAAGTGGGCGGATCGGGCCGGGATGTTCATCGCCCTGGTCGGCATCTCCGCGCCGCCGTTCTGGTTGGGCTTGCTTCTGCTCTACTGGTTCGGCTTCCGCCTGCCCATTCTGCCGCTTGGCGGGGCCGACGAAGCCACCAGCATCGTGCTTCCCGCCCTCACCGCCGGGCTGGGCGGAGCGGCCTGGTACGCCCGCATGATGCGCTCCAGCACGCTCGACATCCTCTCGACCGATTACGTCCGCACCGCGCGAGCTAAGGGCCGCTCGCTGTTCGGCGTCGTCGTCCGCCACGTCTTGCCGAATGCCCTCAACCCCATCATCACCATGGCTGGCATGGACATCCCGTGGTTCATCGGCGGGGTCGTGCTAGTCGAGCGCGTCTTCAACTGGCCGGGGGTAGGGCGGATGGCGGTTGAAGCGATTGAGACGGTGGACGTGCCGTTGATTCTGGGGACGGTGATCTTCACAGCGGTGATGGTGGTGGCAAGCGGCATTCTCATTGATGTGGTTCAGGGCCTGGTTGACCCGCGTATCCGGCATAGCCGGCAAAGTTAGAGATTGGAGAATTAGAGAATTCTCCAATCTCTAATCTCCAATTCTCATCCTCTAAAAGGAGAACTCTCATGGCCAAACATCATCTCGACGACACCCAGCCTCATGCGTTCTGGGACAACTCGTATCCGCCGCGCGTCCGCATCAAGCCGGGCGACACGGTGGTGTTCGAGACGCTCGAAGCCTCGGCGAAGCAGGTCACGCCGCAATCCTCGCACGAGGCGGTCGCCCATCTCGACTTCGGCGTGATCCACCCCCTCACCGGGCCGGTGTACGTGGAAGGCGCGGAACCGGGCGACGGTCTTGGGGTGGAAGTGATCAGCATCAAACACAAAGGGTGGGGATGGAATTCGGTCATCCCCGGCTTTGGCCTCTTGCCCGACGATTTCCCCAATCCATATTTGCACCATTACAAACTCACGGGCAATCGCTGTATCTTCCGCGACGACATCATCATTCCCTACGAACCGTTTTGCGGGGTGATGGGCGTGGGGCCGAGGGAAGCGGGGCGGGTGAACACCATCCCGCCGCGCGAGAACGGCGGCAACATTGACATCCGTCACCTCACGCCCGGCTCGCGGGTGCTGTTCCCGGTGCTGACTCCGGGCGCGCTGTTCTCGTGCGCCGACTGCCACTCGGCCCAGGGCGACGGCGAAGTGAACGGAACCGGAATCGAGACGCCGATGACGGTGACTCTGCGCTTCCACCTGATGAAGGGCGCGAACATCCCCGAACTGCGCTTCATCACCCCGCCGGGCAAGAAGCTCACGGTGACGGACGAAGGCGGCTACTTCGTCGCCACCGCCCACGGCCCCGACCTGTTCAAGGACGCCCAGCAGGCGATCCGCTACATGATTGATCACCTGTCGTCGGAGCACAACATGACCCGCGAGCAGGCCTACTGCCTGTGCGGCGCGGCGGTGGACTTGAAGATCAGCGAGATCGTGGACGCGCCGAACTGGATCGTCTCGGCCTATTTGCCGTTGAGCATTTTTGTGAAGAAGGAAGCGAAGCCGGCGGCAAAGCCGAAAGCTAAAGCGAAGGTAAAGCCGAAGGCAAAGGCTAAAGCAAAGGCGAAGAGGGCGAAGAGGTAAATAAGGAACGGCTGGCGAATATTTTGGCGTTAGACCGCGTCGAGCGGTCTAATGCCAATCGGTGCTGGCCGGGCGGGACGCCTCTGACCCGGCGGCGCTATTGAAACCTTTACAACAAACATCGCCTGTAGGCCGAAACGCCAACATGAATGGAGCAAGTCTCTCGTGAAAGTGTTATATTTCCTCAATGACTTTGATCTAAGCCCAACATACAACTTGTGGACAGCCGATATGGCGCAAGTTCCAACACAGCCTGGCGCGTATGTTTTGCTGGCTGCTTCAGGAACCAAATTTCTGTATCCAAACGGCAGTTCACCAGTATTCTATGTTGGCCAAGCATCTAATCTCCAAAAGCGGCTGTTGACACATCGCAAATATTCGCTGGAAGCCAAGTCGGATAGAAAGTTGCCCCTATACTACCCAAGATATGAATACGCAGCAGTGTTTGGCTGTCGCTTCGCGCTTATCAGAACATGGCAAGGATTCTCCGCTAAGGCATTAGAAGAAGTTGTGCTCGCGCACTTTGCAAAACGTTTCCGAAGTTTTCCAATTGCTAATGGTGCGGGGTCGTGGAATCGAATTGTCTAGAGATACGTTGGTCGGGGTATATTTGCTCCCACAAGGAGACCCCATGGCAACCGTATCTTCCAGCATCACCATCAACCAACCCGTCGAAAAAGTGTTTGCCTACGCCATCGCCGTCGAGAATCACACGGCCTGGCAAACCGGCGTGCTTGAGGTGAAAGAAGGGGTGTCGCTCTAATCCGCTAACGACCCTGGTTCACACTTCACCTTTGTTCCTGCGGTGGAAGCTTCCCGGCAGTGGCCAGGCAATCGTTAGAAGAAGGTTGACGGGCGGATTAGAGCGTCCAACAATCCCTTACATTGCCCAACTTAACGGCCCAACCATCAACCACTACTGAACACCCCGATACTTCCTCTCCCTCAACTCCCTCGCCCTCTCCATCTCCCCCGCGCTCAACATCCCGCTCTCAAACTCCAACTTCAACGCCTCGCGGAAGCCGTGCTTCATTGCGTTAGCCGCCTGTTCCCACGAGACAACCACGCCTAAGGCCAGTTCAAGCGTAATGGCGCGGGCGCGCACCCGCTCTTTGGCTCTCTCGCGTTCGGCTTCGTTTGCAAAGGCCAGCGCATCGCAAATGCGAGTGATGTCGCCGGTGAGGGGCAGGGTGCCGTGTTGTAACACCACGCCCTGCTTGCGGGCCTGGGCGCTCCCGATCAACTTCTTGCCAATGATGGTGATCTCGTAGTTCGACGGCGTCTCAAAACAAACCGGGTTCTCGACTTTCTTCACCACAGAGAGCACGGAGTCCACAGAGTTTTTCTCCGTGCTCTCTGTGGTCTCTGTGGTGGAATAGACTGCATCGTTTCGGGCGATCAAGTCCATCAATTCCAACCCACGCACCAGTCCTGCGCTCAACCGCCGGTAGCTTTCCACGATGCCGCCCGCCACACGCGGGTCGGTCTGCGGGGTGATGACCGAGTAGGTCAACTCGTCGGTGTGCAAGATGGCTTTGCCGCCGGTCGGGCGGCGCACCAGGTCGTAGCCGCGCGCCACGAGTCGTTCGTGATCAACGTCGGCCAAAGGTTGAGCGTAGCCGAGCGAGAGGCACGGTGGCGTCCAGGCGAAGAAGCGCAGGGTAGGGGGCGACGTGCCCTCGGCCACGCCGAGCAGAATCGATTCGTCAATCGCCATATTCATCGGCCCGTCGGTCGGGTTGGTGTGAAGCAAGCGCCAGCGGGTTAGATCATATTCGCTCATGCTTTACTTACCTGCCGTCAAAGCCGGGGGTAGCATTCGAGTCTGGTGTTGGCGTGCCTGGCGTGGCGGGCCACAAGCGAATGGCGTATTGCCCGCTATTATCTCCCAGGACTCCGTCAGAGTTGCTGAAAGTGATGAGATAGGGTGTTGCTCCCAAAGAGAATGTGAAACGATAGAGGTGATCATCGCGATATGTCGGCGGCGGGGCCATTTCCAAGCCGTTGATACGAAATGAAGCA belongs to Chloroflexota bacterium and includes:
- a CDS encoding ABC transporter substrate-binding protein, coding for MSKKAVLSLFIVITTALAACGGGPTPSAAPAATQPATGGGPEKGGEIIIVYKDDLATLDPAIGYDWTNWPAIKLVFDGLLDYDSGTTIQPRIAEALPEVSADGLTYTFKLRQGVKFSNGRELNADDIVYTMTRVLDPKTGSPGAGFFVGIKGAQEFIDGSATSVEGIQAVDPSTVQFTLTAPDVTFLNKMALNFAFIVPKEEVEKAGENFGHAPVGTGPFVLKEWKAGQFLTFDRNPNYFFEGRPFLDKVTIEVGVEPDVALLRLEKGEIQLMGDPPPGADWTRISADPAWTDRIEVEATVNTTYIAINTTVAPFDNVKVRQALNYAIDKQRIVQLLNGRATVANQVLPPLMPGYDASYTGYDYNPDKAKALLTEAGFADGFETSIECISVDPQPKLCESFQQDLDKVGIKLTINTLAAPNVIDDAGNGKTPLVWSGGLAWTQDYPDPDDFYSPILGCDSNVAGGWNWSRYCNETVHARSKELLSMTDREGRMAAYKDLFKTLMDDAVWVPVINGQYTVAHSDKLHGQPTLTHPEHLFSYETMWLSK
- a CDS encoding ABC transporter permease, which gives rise to MAVTQSESDQVKSPEIVTLAQEGLAPAASEAGYFAVIWRRLRRDRAAMLGAVLVILIALVGLLAPLLAPHDPTEQFRDGLTPGGQPMPSTLLTEGSTRYLFGTDSNGRDLLSRILYGAQVSLLVGVLANTLAVALGLGIGSVAGYFGGWIEILLMRFTDIMMAFPTLLLAMALVAILKPSLWIIIVVIGLVYWTWIARVVYGQVLALRDRDFVTASRALGSSRRATLFRHILPQLVPTIIVWGTLGIATNVMLEASLSYLGIGVQPPTPSWGGMIQQGQSYYRTAPWMVIFPGLAIMITVFAFNLLGDGLRDALDPTQRGRA
- a CDS encoding ABC transporter permease produces the protein MWTFLARRIVQTLPVLLGVSIITFVLIYLLPADPARMYAGPSATVETVARIRHELGLDQSLVVQYWTYITHAVRGDLGFSYRKQIAVTELILSRMPYTLALTLAGIFVELLIGLPVGIASAVARGKWADRAGMFIALVGISAPPFWLGLLLLYWFGFRLPILPLGGADEATSIVLPALTAGLGGAAWYARMMRSSTLDILSTDYVRTARAKGRSLFGVVVRHVLPNALNPIITMAGMDIPWFIGGVVLVERVFNWPGVGRMAVEAIETVDVPLILGTVIFTAVMVVASGILIDVVQGLVDPRIRHSRQS
- a CDS encoding acetamidase/formamidase family protein, yielding MAKHHLDDTQPHAFWDNSYPPRVRIKPGDTVVFETLEASAKQVTPQSSHEAVAHLDFGVIHPLTGPVYVEGAEPGDGLGVEVISIKHKGWGWNSVIPGFGLLPDDFPNPYLHHYKLTGNRCIFRDDIIIPYEPFCGVMGVGPREAGRVNTIPPRENGGNIDIRHLTPGSRVLFPVLTPGALFSCADCHSAQGDGEVNGTGIETPMTVTLRFHLMKGANIPELRFITPPGKKLTVTDEGGYFVATAHGPDLFKDAQQAIRYMIDHLSSEHNMTREQAYCLCGAAVDLKISEIVDAPNWIVSAYLPLSIFVKKEAKPAAKPKAKAKVKPKAKAKAKAKRAKR
- a CDS encoding lipoate--protein ligase family protein, translated to MSEYDLTRWRLLHTNPTDGPMNMAIDESILLGVAEGTSPPTLRFFAWTPPCLSLGYAQPLADVDHERLVARGYDLVRRPTGGKAILHTDELTYSVITPQTDPRVAGGIVESYRRLSAGLVRGLELMDLIARNDAVYSTTETTESTEKNSVDSVLSVVKKVENPVCFETPSNYEITIIGKKLIGSAQARKQGVVLQHGTLPLTGDITRICDALAFANEAERERAKERVRARAITLELALGVVVSWEQAANAMKHGFREALKLEFESGMLSAGEMERARELRERKYRGVQ